A genomic window from Cotesia glomerata isolate CgM1 linkage group LG7, MPM_Cglom_v2.3, whole genome shotgun sequence includes:
- the LOC123269159 gene encoding protein Malvolio isoform X2 yields MTDNVSIGNYDGSSHDNAGSPSKRVDKKSQEQNNLKFDEGSTLKSGGDQTYFADIKIQIPEIDNNFFSLRKLWAFTGPGFLMSIAYLDPGNIESDLQSGVKAKYKLLWVLLSATILGLVMQRLSARLGVVTGLHLAEMCYRQYKKLPRILLWIMTEIAIIGSDMQEVIGTATALYLLSNKGLPLWTGVLITVIDTFTFLLLDKYGLRKLELFFGFLISIMAVTFGYEYVKSAPPQLEVLKGMFTPMCVDCDSTVLLQAVGIVGAVIMPHNLYLHSALVKSRDIDRRQPTKVKEANKYFFMESCIALLVSFIINVFVVAVFAHGLFGKTNADVYEVCINANNTLGIDTFKTRNNTNLVEADLYIGGIFLGCTFGVAAMYIWAVGILAAGQSSTMTGTYAGQFAMEGFLNLQWPRWKRVLLTRTIAIVPTFFVAFYASIEDLTGMNDILNAVMSLQLPFATLPTIAFTSSVHVMGQFRNGKFNKIVATALSTVVIAINIYFVKDTVETLLPDNWAVYLGMTIYAIFYLGFCFYLVIHMAIAMGADFLTNYRLIAKYIGGPSEMNFALSNPADYSSMSLRGIPITKHYQ; encoded by the exons ATGACTGACAATGTTAGTATTGGAAATTACGATGGGTCTAGTCATGATAATGCAGGATCGCCGTCAAAAAGAGTAGACAAAAAATCACAGGAACaaaataatcttaaatttGATGAAGGTTCAACGTTGAAGTCTGGAGGTGATCAAACATATTTTGCtgatattaaaatacaaataccAGAAATTGATAAT aatttctttAGTCTCAGAAAATTATGGGCATTCACTGGGCCAGGATTTTTGATGTCAATAGCATATTTAGATCCTGGAAATATTGAATCTGATTTACAATCTGGAGTTAAAGCTAAATACaag tTACTATGGGTATTACTAAGCGCAACAATACTCGGATTAGTAATGCAACGTTTGAGTGCACGGTTAGGTGTTGTCACTGGATTACATTTAGCCGAAATGTGCTATCGACAATACAAAAAGTTACCACGAATTTTATTATGGATTATGACTGAAATCGCTATTATTGGTAGTGATATGCAGGAAGTAATTGGTACTGCTACCGCGCTGTATCTTTTGTCCAATAAAGg tctTCCACTATGGACTGGTGTTTTAATAACTGTGATCGatacatttacatttttattactcGACAAATATGGACTAAGaaaattggaattattttttggatttttaataagtattaTGGCAGTCACATTTGGATACGAATATGTAAAATCAGCACCACCGCAATTAGAAGTACTCAAGGGTATGTTTACACCCATGTGTGTAGATTGTGATAGTACAGTTTTATTGCAAGCTGTTGGTATTGTCGGCGCTGTTATTATGCCGCACAATTTATATCTTCACAGTGCCTTAGTTAAA tcaAGAGATATTGATAGACGACAACCTACAAAAGTGAAAGAagctaacaaatatttttttatggaatCATGCATTGCCTTATTGgtatcatttattataaatgtatttgTTGTTGCTGTTTTTGCTCATGGACTATTTGGTAAAACAAATGCCGACGTT tacgAAGTATGTATTAATGCGAATAATACTTTAGGAATTGATACCTTTAAA acaaGAAACAACACTAACTTAGTAGAAGCTGACTTGTATATAGGAGGAATATTTCTCGGTTGCACATTCGGGGTTGCTGCAATGTACATTTGGGCTGTTGGTATTTTAGCTGCAGGACAATCATCAACAATGACCGGTACATATGCCGGACAATTTGCGATGGAAGGATTTTTAAACTTACAATGGCCCAGATGGAAGCGTGTGCTACTAACACGTACGATTGCCATTGTTCCGACATTTTTCGTGGCCTTCTACGCAAGCATCGAAGATCTCACGGGCATGAATGATATTCTAAACGCCGTTATGAGTCTTCAATTGCCCTTTGCTACTCTTCCGACTATCGCTTTCACCAGCAGTGTTCATGTTATGGGTCAATTTAGAAATGGAAA gtttaataaaattgttgcaACAGCACTGTCGACAGTTGTAATagctattaatatttatttcgtTAAAGATACTGTCGAAACACTATTACCAGATAACTGGGCAGTTTATTTGGGAATGACTATTTATGCAATATTTTATCTtggattttgtttttatttagtCATACATATGGCCATTGCGATGGGCGCTGATTTCTTAACCAATTACAGA CTTATAGCTAAATACATTGGTGGGCCTTCTGAAATGAATTTTGCATTAAGTAACCCTGCGGATTATTCCAG TATGTCACTTCGAGGAATTCCCATCACTaaacattatcaataa
- the LOC123269159 gene encoding protein Malvolio isoform X1, protein MTDNVSIGNYDGSSHDNAGSPSKRVDKKSQEQNNLKFDEGSTLKSGGDQTYFADIKIQIPEIDNNFFSLRKLWAFTGPGFLMSIAYLDPGNIESDLQSGVKAKYKLLWVLLSATILGLVMQRLSARLGVVTGLHLAEMCYRQYKKLPRILLWIMTEIAIIGSDMQEVIGTATALYLLSNKGLPLWTGVLITVIDTFTFLLLDKYGLRKLELFFGFLISIMAVTFGYEYVKSAPPQLEVLKGMFTPMCVDCDSTVLLQAVGIVGAVIMPHNLYLHSALVKSRDIDRRQPTKVKEANKYFFMESCIALLVSFIINVFVVAVFAHGLFGKTNADVYEVCINANNTLGIDTFKTRNNTNLVEADLYIGGIFLGCTFGVAAMYIWAVGILAAGQSSTMTGTYAGQFAMEGFLNLQWPRWKRVLLTRTIAIVPTFFVAFYASIEDLTGMNDILNAVMSLQLPFATLPTIAFTSSVHVMGQFRNGKFNKIVATALSTVVIAINIYFVKDTVETLLPDNWAVYLGMTIYAIFYLGFCFYLVIHMAIAMGADFLTNYRLIAKYIGGPSEMNFALSNPADYSRTNYGFAIQESINGNFSSLGVM, encoded by the exons ATGACTGACAATGTTAGTATTGGAAATTACGATGGGTCTAGTCATGATAATGCAGGATCGCCGTCAAAAAGAGTAGACAAAAAATCACAGGAACaaaataatcttaaatttGATGAAGGTTCAACGTTGAAGTCTGGAGGTGATCAAACATATTTTGCtgatattaaaatacaaataccAGAAATTGATAAT aatttctttAGTCTCAGAAAATTATGGGCATTCACTGGGCCAGGATTTTTGATGTCAATAGCATATTTAGATCCTGGAAATATTGAATCTGATTTACAATCTGGAGTTAAAGCTAAATACaag tTACTATGGGTATTACTAAGCGCAACAATACTCGGATTAGTAATGCAACGTTTGAGTGCACGGTTAGGTGTTGTCACTGGATTACATTTAGCCGAAATGTGCTATCGACAATACAAAAAGTTACCACGAATTTTATTATGGATTATGACTGAAATCGCTATTATTGGTAGTGATATGCAGGAAGTAATTGGTACTGCTACCGCGCTGTATCTTTTGTCCAATAAAGg tctTCCACTATGGACTGGTGTTTTAATAACTGTGATCGatacatttacatttttattactcGACAAATATGGACTAAGaaaattggaattattttttggatttttaataagtattaTGGCAGTCACATTTGGATACGAATATGTAAAATCAGCACCACCGCAATTAGAAGTACTCAAGGGTATGTTTACACCCATGTGTGTAGATTGTGATAGTACAGTTTTATTGCAAGCTGTTGGTATTGTCGGCGCTGTTATTATGCCGCACAATTTATATCTTCACAGTGCCTTAGTTAAA tcaAGAGATATTGATAGACGACAACCTACAAAAGTGAAAGAagctaacaaatatttttttatggaatCATGCATTGCCTTATTGgtatcatttattataaatgtatttgTTGTTGCTGTTTTTGCTCATGGACTATTTGGTAAAACAAATGCCGACGTT tacgAAGTATGTATTAATGCGAATAATACTTTAGGAATTGATACCTTTAAA acaaGAAACAACACTAACTTAGTAGAAGCTGACTTGTATATAGGAGGAATATTTCTCGGTTGCACATTCGGGGTTGCTGCAATGTACATTTGGGCTGTTGGTATTTTAGCTGCAGGACAATCATCAACAATGACCGGTACATATGCCGGACAATTTGCGATGGAAGGATTTTTAAACTTACAATGGCCCAGATGGAAGCGTGTGCTACTAACACGTACGATTGCCATTGTTCCGACATTTTTCGTGGCCTTCTACGCAAGCATCGAAGATCTCACGGGCATGAATGATATTCTAAACGCCGTTATGAGTCTTCAATTGCCCTTTGCTACTCTTCCGACTATCGCTTTCACCAGCAGTGTTCATGTTATGGGTCAATTTAGAAATGGAAA gtttaataaaattgttgcaACAGCACTGTCGACAGTTGTAATagctattaatatttatttcgtTAAAGATACTGTCGAAACACTATTACCAGATAACTGGGCAGTTTATTTGGGAATGACTATTTATGCAATATTTTATCTtggattttgtttttatttagtCATACATATGGCCATTGCGATGGGCGCTGATTTCTTAACCAATTACAGA CTTATAGCTAAATACATTGGTGGGCCTTCTGAAATGAATTTTGCATTAAGTAACCCTGCGGATTATTCCAG aacaaattatGGATTCGCAATTCAAGAAAGtattaatggaaatttttcatcacttggcgtaatgtaa
- the LOC123269176 gene encoding prostatic acid phosphatase-like isoform X2 — protein MKKFILNIFLTFYLIVSAFSTEENSSNDLESVVFANILFRHGDRTPVEPYPNDPHRNESEWPVPYGQLTTTGMHQHLLLGQWLRSRYDKLIPDHYSLDDIYVQSTDVDRTLMSAESNLAGLYPPKGNQRWDNMRWMPIPVHTIPETMDYVLAGKKKCRRYDDEIHKLLSSELFVKINRQNSKLYDYLSHHAGKKINSVTEVEYFYNTLYIEELYNKTLPDWTKVVYPDKLRPIAEFSFKVQAYNKILQRLKIGSLLGEMIDHMVAKSENKLSPNRKLWIYSGHDETVANLLMALDLFYPHCPPYTATILIELRTNLTNEFFVTVSYKNTSGEPTLLTVPGCKPLCPLEDFIRLTKDVILNDFERECLSDSTDNQNISIDNQNNCYNNDDNSNSINFSMVLGVLISTIIMIIMMIVLILFFYWHYKQHLSR, from the exons atgaagaaatttatactaaatatttttttaacattttacttAATTGTTTCGGCGTTTTCAACTGAGGAAAATTCATCCAATGATTTAGAAAGTGTTGTATTTGCCAACATT ctGTTCAGACATGGAGACAGAACACCTGTGGAACCTTATCCGAATGACCCTCATCGCAATGAATCGGAATGGCCTGTACCGTATGGTCAATTGACAACt ACGGGAATGCatcaacatttattattaGGTCAATGGCTACGATCACGATACGACAAGTTGATACCAGATCACTATTCGTTGGATGATATTTATGTACAAAGCACGGATGTTGATCGGACGTTGATGTCAGCAGAATCAAACTTAGCTGGTCTGTATCCACCTAAAGGCAATCAAAGATGGGACAATATGAGATGGATGCCGATACCAGTGCATACAATACCCGAAACAATGGATTACGTGCTAgctggtaaaaaaaaatgtcgccGCTATGATGATGAAATTCATAAACTTTTGTCTTCCGAGCtatttgtcaaaataaatCGTCAAAATTCAAAACTGTATGACTATTTAAGTCATCATGCgggtaaaaaaatcaattctgTGACTGAAGTCGAATACTTTTACAATACATTGTATATTGAG gaATTATACAACAAAACATTGCCTGACTGGACAAAAGTAGTGTATCCAGATAAATTGCGGCCGATAGCCGAGTTTAGCTTTAAAGTACAAgcttacaataaaatattgcaGCGACTTAAAATAGGTTCACTCTTAGGGGAAATGATTGATCACATGGTAGCGAAAtccgaaaataaattatcccCTAATCGTAAACTGTGGATTTACAGTGGTCATGATGAAACAGTTGCTAATTTATTGATGGCGTTAGACTTATTTTATCCACATTGTCCTCCTTATACAGCAACCATTCTTATTGAATTGAGAACTAATTTAactaatgaatttttcgtaacagtttcatacaaaaataccAGTGGAGAACCGACTTTATTGACGGTACCGGGCTGCAAGCCACTATGCCCACTTGAAGACTTTATTAGATTGACTAAAGATGTGATACTAAATGATTTTGAGAGAGAATGTCTGAGCGACTCAACggataatcaaaatatttcgattgataatcaaaacaattgctataataatgatgataatagcAATAGCATAAATTTTTCGATGGTTCTTG gagtATTAATATcgacaataataatgattatcaTGATGATCGtgctaatattatttttttattggcatTATAAAC AGCACTTGTCCAGATAA
- the LOC123269176 gene encoding prostatic acid phosphatase-like isoform X1: MKKFILNIFLTFYLIVSAFSTEENSSNDLESVVFANILFRHGDRTPVEPYPNDPHRNESEWPVPYGQLTTTGMHQHLLLGQWLRSRYDKLIPDHYSLDDIYVQSTDVDRTLMSAESNLAGLYPPKGNQRWDNMRWMPIPVHTIPETMDYVLAGKKKCRRYDDEIHKLLSSELFVKINRQNSKLYDYLSHHAGKKINSVTEVEYFYNTLYIEELYNKTLPDWTKVVYPDKLRPIAEFSFKVQAYNKILQRLKIGSLLGEMIDHMVAKSENKLSPNRKLWIYSGHDETVANLLMALDLFYPHCPPYTATILIELRTNLTNEFFVTVSYKNTSGEPTLLTVPGCKPLCPLEDFIRLTKDVILNDFERECLSDSTDNQNISIDNQNNCYNNDDNSNSINFSMVLGVLISTIIMIIMMIVLILFFYWHYKRNYFQYYLRLSTEPL; this comes from the exons atgaagaaatttatactaaatatttttttaacattttacttAATTGTTTCGGCGTTTTCAACTGAGGAAAATTCATCCAATGATTTAGAAAGTGTTGTATTTGCCAACATT ctGTTCAGACATGGAGACAGAACACCTGTGGAACCTTATCCGAATGACCCTCATCGCAATGAATCGGAATGGCCTGTACCGTATGGTCAATTGACAACt ACGGGAATGCatcaacatttattattaGGTCAATGGCTACGATCACGATACGACAAGTTGATACCAGATCACTATTCGTTGGATGATATTTATGTACAAAGCACGGATGTTGATCGGACGTTGATGTCAGCAGAATCAAACTTAGCTGGTCTGTATCCACCTAAAGGCAATCAAAGATGGGACAATATGAGATGGATGCCGATACCAGTGCATACAATACCCGAAACAATGGATTACGTGCTAgctggtaaaaaaaaatgtcgccGCTATGATGATGAAATTCATAAACTTTTGTCTTCCGAGCtatttgtcaaaataaatCGTCAAAATTCAAAACTGTATGACTATTTAAGTCATCATGCgggtaaaaaaatcaattctgTGACTGAAGTCGAATACTTTTACAATACATTGTATATTGAG gaATTATACAACAAAACATTGCCTGACTGGACAAAAGTAGTGTATCCAGATAAATTGCGGCCGATAGCCGAGTTTAGCTTTAAAGTACAAgcttacaataaaatattgcaGCGACTTAAAATAGGTTCACTCTTAGGGGAAATGATTGATCACATGGTAGCGAAAtccgaaaataaattatcccCTAATCGTAAACTGTGGATTTACAGTGGTCATGATGAAACAGTTGCTAATTTATTGATGGCGTTAGACTTATTTTATCCACATTGTCCTCCTTATACAGCAACCATTCTTATTGAATTGAGAACTAATTTAactaatgaatttttcgtaacagtttcatacaaaaataccAGTGGAGAACCGACTTTATTGACGGTACCGGGCTGCAAGCCACTATGCCCACTTGAAGACTTTATTAGATTGACTAAAGATGTGATACTAAATGATTTTGAGAGAGAATGTCTGAGCGACTCAACggataatcaaaatatttcgattgataatcaaaacaattgctataataatgatgataatagcAATAGCATAAATTTTTCGATGGTTCTTG gagtATTAATATcgacaataataatgattatcaTGATGATCGtgctaatattatttttttattggcatTATAAACGTAATTACTTCCAGTATTATTTACGTCTTTCAACAGAAccactctaa